The following proteins are encoded in a genomic region of Blastocatellia bacterium:
- a CDS encoding acyl-CoA thioesterase — protein MRNQFNLWIPMSVRWGDMDAMGHVNNAVYFTYCESARISYFNAIELWKHREHEQQGPALVMANLNFRQQVHYPAELEVGVRCTEVRQRSFTLEYEIYRRGTEQLVADGASVVAWTDYAASRAVPIPEALRAAISRFEGWASQP, from the coding sequence ATGCGCAATCAATTTAACCTGTGGATACCAATGAGCGTGCGCTGGGGTGATATGGACGCCATGGGGCACGTCAATAACGCTGTCTATTTCACCTACTGCGAATCGGCGCGTATTAGCTATTTCAACGCCATTGAGCTTTGGAAACACCGCGAGCATGAGCAGCAAGGCCCGGCGTTAGTGATGGCCAATCTGAATTTCAGACAGCAGGTTCACTATCCGGCTGAATTGGAGGTGGGTGTGCGGTGCACGGAAGTGCGCCAACGCAGTTTCACGTTGGAATACGAAATCTACCGACGTGGCACAGAGCAGTTAGTCGCCGACGGCGCGTCGGTCGTCGCGTGGACAGATTATGCGGCGAGCCGAGCGGTGCCCATTCCTGAGGCATTGCGGGCTGCCATCTCACGGTTT